The genomic interval AAGCGACGCCCCAGATGATCAAACACATCTGCTGTGATCTGGAAGAACTGGATGAACTCCAGGACCAGCAAAAAATTTCCCGGGAAGAGGCGCTGACCCTTATTTTCTCGGGCAAGGAAAGCCTTTATAAAGCCGTCTTCCCCCAGCTTCGGCGCTTCTACGGATTCCAGGCCGCGCGTGTGAAAGCCTTTGGCAGCAATCGCCTCAGGATCATGCTCGTCACCGATCTGAGCGATGCGTTCGAAGAGGGCACGAGCTGGGATTTACACTCCCGCATGCCCTCGGCGGATTTGATTGAAACGATGGTCTTAAAACCCAAGGAATGAATGATTAGGCAGTCTTGCGCGCGGAACGATTGATGCGTTCGTTCCAGCGGTCCAGATGCTGAACGCCTTCCCGCACAGCGGCCTGCAGGTCAGGGATATGCACGGGCTTCGGCAGCACATCACGCGCACCGACATTGAAGCAACGCTCGACGATGATCAGACTCCCCGTTCCCGTCACGACATAGACCTGGATCCCCTGCTTCATGCTCACGCATTCCCGCAGAAGATCATCACCGAACATCTGAGGCATGTTGATATCGACGAAGACCAGGCGAATCTTTTGATTGCGAATCGCCTCGAGCCCTTCCTGAGGATTCTGGAAAGCCAGGACCTCGACGTCTTTTTCCTTGCTGATCACCTGATGCATCAGCGCGAGGATGAGCGGATCATCGTCAATCAAGGCGATTTTGTAAGGTTTCTCAATGAACATTCCACCCACCCGCTTATAAAGTTTTCAATTTTAATTTCGTCCAAGAGTCCCGGAACTTGACTTGAAATTTCGTAAGATCCAGCTTGCCTGTACTCCCCTGAAACTGCTAAGTGAAATCCAAGAGGAGGCCCTATGCGCAATTTCCAATTGAAAAAACTGGCTGGACTCGACTGCATCGTCACGGAAAAACCCGGCAATACCAAGGCCGTCA from Oligoflexus sp. carries:
- a CDS encoding response regulator; its protein translation is MFIEKPYKIALIDDDPLILALMHQVISKEKDVEVLAFQNPQEGLEAIRNQKIRLVFVDINMPQMFGDDLLRECVSMKQGIQVYVVTGTGSLIIVERCFNVGARDVLPKPVHIPDLQAAVREGVQHLDRWNERINRSARKTA